The window ttttttttttttaataacaaaatctGCTGCAACTCTGTACAGATTTGAATCTGTACgaactggaaaaaaaaaactccgtAATGCCTCCGAAAATCGTTCATCAACCCAGCAACACTTGCCTCGAACGACATGGACTTACAGACTCGATTACagaattaaaatggccaaaacaacagccccttacatcaatcaaattaatgaaaaataaaaaaaattgtaatctAAGGTGCCAAAATCGAAAACATCTATTTTGCAAACCCACATACAACAATGCAGAGAAAAAATACCCaccttttctttgaattttgtttcaaaaaaaaattgaaaaaacaattgcacgatttggctctgataccaattgaaggaatggaattcctaaagcgaaagcttatgaacgcccgtgcgagtgaaattcaatttatgaaaccaataaattcaaagaaaaataataaacatgcttttcatggaaaaggtgaaaataaactgacctttgtagaaccaattcttcttccaagcttcgtggcaccacaaaatcttcctcgttattctccaagtaaagaatcacagagagttgtgggcttctgtaattttggtgagggaagaagcttttgagaggattttgttttgttgggatacagagagatcgtaagattgtcttctgctgttaaaaaagaaacctttctttttattttcttttaaaacaaatctcaacaatggagggggaagttatcaaataacttccccatccttcccacgtagaataactcccaagggagttattctattctatttaaatatattaatatatatatatatatatattaattaaattaaataaaatcaatataaatttaattaatatatattatatctcatataacataaaattaatataaatttaattacaaatatattatatctcatataatataaactttatattatatcatatataatataaccaatgatttagatctctcatataatctatagttctaatatgaatcgaattcaattttaacctatagtttatttatgaatctcattcatattactattattatttgaatcatattcaaatattaacttctctcataaaaaactttacattataatgtatcaaataaattatattaattgtatcatatacaatttattccctttaatcaatttgaacaattcaaattaaaccaaaataaatttgattctcatttatccttattgagctaacaaggggaccttatggacctacagattgaagctctaatgaaatgagattaattaattaaactctttaattaaatttaatctatattcattaactattagtcattccactaaagactaatagttgcactcttctaactgtagatatatttttgtgtccattagatataaccaatcaacagtgcaatgacccttcacaaattgctcgtaagtacagctaggccaaaaattaccgttttgcccctgtagttacatctaactccttaagtaccattgattcctctaatgaacaataattatagtcctactataactgaactcctctcaggccaagagagggtgtggcgccacattgttcaagccctgaaatcaacccttaagagagcaaattctctacttactccatctatagagaaggagtgaattccttcttgtgtagctgcgttcccagctccccaatcagacgaatccccaaaatggtaggcatattgagtcggctacataggccactctcacccatacaaatcaaaggatcgcctacataggcaggagttcacaactcactcaagattcaggtcaagtcacctatagtcatcctggtgaaatgtagtctcaactagtaacggtgttaataagagagactattcatttcatggtccggtcttatacaaactctttgtatagaatacccccgctctaatgtctcgacataaatgattaggatcaaatcatttgtagcactttagaacaattgtaacaactacaaagcagaccgtattcgtagtgtcaccaggataaggtatccagccttatccatttactacagaccatttaggttatcacttaaacatgatccacttgtatgtctctacatacatgtttaggttacagaagataaccttggatgttagtttattggttttgtgagttaatgcaactaaatatcaaatcaaataaaataaaacactttattttattagataaataaaaagtttgtattatatatacaattacaaactacaagaccacgagatttagggcatcaaccccaacactCTTCATATTACGCCATCAATAAACTCATTTCAGATCCTGATACATCTTTGTACTActtgggtgcatggaaaatggggaactacGAGCCTCGGTCAATAATTCTATTTTGGCTGCACTGTCTGCTGGTAGACACAAATACCTTTAAAACAAAAGtccatcatcagaggatatggagaactcatcAGCTTGCCTTGTTTCAATTATGCGACGCTTCTCAACTAAATAAAGATCATTATGCTAAGCAACAATAATCTTTTGTCTCAAGGTCTGCTGCACTGACAACATAGCTAACTATGAGGTGACTACACCTACTGATATTGCAATCTCAACTCGCTCAAGATCTCGATGTAAAGGGGCCTGTTTGGTGAtgagtgctgccgaatgtgataccttcctactaagggcatcaactaccacattcgccttacctggatgatacaatatctCACAATCATAATCTTTTACTAATTCAAACCATCTttgctgtctcatattcaactcCTCCTGAGTGAAAAAGTACTTCAAGCTTTTATGGTCCGTAaagatctgtatcttctcaccatacaagtaatgtcTCCATATCTTTAGTGCAAAAACTACTGCTGCCAATTCTAAATCATGAGTAaggtaattctgctcatgactcttcaattGACAAGAAacataagcgactaccttaccttgctgcattagaacacaacccaaacccttcttggaaggatcactgtaaatcacaaaaccCCATGAACCATCAGATACGGTAAGAATCGGTGCAGTAACGaacttctgtttaaggttctgaaaACTATTCTCACaggccttgctccaaacaaataACCTATAGTAACCTAAAACTACAATAATTCATCCTTTGCCCTAAATACCCCTTTTTGTATTTAATGAGGAACTTCATAATGTACCCTCCACACCTCGCACACAAACTTCTTACCTCCAACATATTAACTCTACTTAGTGAGTTAAACATCTATGTGTTTTTAGTAGAAGCTAATGCAGTTTGataatttgaaaaattcaaACACGGAATGTTGTAGATAATTTAACTATTGAGTCAAGTTCACGATgtcaaattacaaatttaaacaaattatgTAGCCGCTTAGGATATAATAgcatatgaatttctttaataCGAAATGTTTTAGAATAGTTAAAATGTGTACGAGCGAACTCTTAACATCCAcgaatataaaaagaataaatcatACAAAATTTACACAAACTTTCTTCgttattttaagatttatttatttatctttttggGTACCAACAGAGGTCGTAAAGCTCATACTAAATGGTTGAGCTATGCTAAACTATGCACCTAACCTCACTATGTATAAATTTATTctataataaataaacaattctAAGTTTGAGTTTGGACTTTTCTTTCAACAATACTCgcaattctttcacaaaataacaAGCTCCACGCATTAAAGATCTCTAAAGAAATCATTATCTCACCATGAATCGAGACATTTATGGTGATAAACTAATGATTGGTATTAATTATTGCACCAATATGATATACGTCTTAAATGTACAATGAATTTCTAATCCACCCATCAGATTTTGGCGATTTCAAATCGCTAAACATCTTTTGTAAAGCAAAATGGGAGCTGAGTTGAAATTGAAATGATCATGGAAGCAGCCTATGAACTTTCTTGTTCGCTTGTGGAATCTTGTCGGCGACGAAGCCTAAGCTTTTTGCTTCCAGCGTAACGTTAATTTTGACAATGGGACGATGTGTCGGCCCCACTAGATGCTCTCGATCAATGGCTTCTGATGGGCGGAAGCGGATATCAATTCATGTGATTGCTGAATTACTGTTTGTATCCGCTCTGATTCTGTGTCGATATAAAATTCCAAAACCCTTCTGTAGTCGCACCATGATTCAAAATGTACTCGCCCAATACCTTCAATTCCATTGTTTTGTTACTTTTGTTCTATGGATTAGCCGGTGGAATCAAAAGGGTTTCTGCATTGGAACCTGGGTCTGTCAATGGTATCTGTAAATCGTTAGTAGAGCCTCACGATTTTGCTTGTGAAGAACATTTGGTAACGTAGCTAGTTCATCAtcattatcttcttcttctcgttCTTCGTCTTAGGCTGTTTTTCTTCAAACTACCCAATTGATCCTTGAATGATCTTCATTTGGGGTTTTAGGTGATTACAACCGATGGGTTTATTCTCAGCATGCAGAGGATTCCATCGGGGAGGACGAATTCAGCCAATGGGCCGCCAGTTCTTCTACAGCACGGCCTTCTAATGGTTGGTAATTGTGATTTTAGTGTCACTTTATGTTTCTGGCTTGCAAGTTTTGATGCGAGAATGATGAACTTGTGGATTGGTTTTTACAAAATTTGTGTGATGGGAAGGATGCTGCGACATGGTTGATGCTTCCTCCGGAAAGTTCTCTGGCATTTGTTTTGGCGGATAAAGGGTTTGATGTGTGGCTTGCAAACACTCGTGGAACTAAATTCAGCCAAGGACACTCGTCACTTGGCCCTGATGATCCTGTAATTGCtcatttctcttctttttcagTCTTATTTGTTTTTTTGCTATATGTGACATTGAGTTGTGGTTTAGGGATTCTGGGACTGGTCATGGGATGAATTGGTGGCTTTTGATCTTCCCGCCACACTCCAGTATGTTCATGATCATACTGGGCAGAAGATGCACTATGTTGGACACTCATTGGTTAGTTCTTGCCCTGTTTGAGTTTCCCCTTTTCTAATTTATGCTTGTTTCCTTTTAATTTCTGAAACACTTCAATTCTTAGTCAAAACTTGACTTTGACTTTTAAAACATTGTAAAATCGGTTATTAGATAACAAAACAAAGACATTAATTACTGTAAGTAATGCatataagcttaattttcaacTACCAAATTGTGAGAAGAGGTTCTTTTTAAATGttacttttcattttttggCATCTTTATTGACATGTGAAAGTGTGTATATCTGTAACTGAGATGGAGAAGTTATTGGTTTGAAGGGAACACTGATTGCCCTTGCTGCATTTTCCAAACACCAATTGCTAGACATGTTGAGATCAGCTGCTTTAATTAGCCCAATTGCCCATTTGGGTAAAGTAACCTCGCCAATTGCAAGAAATGCTGCAGATAACTTTCTTGGTGAGGTATAGTCTTTGTTCAACTTGTATGTTATTATTACTGTCGAATTAAGTTGTGTTATCGATTCCTTTTATCGTTCTGGTACAGGTTTTGTTCTGGTTAGGTGTCAAAGAGTTTGATCCAAGAGGGTAAATTTGCAACCATTTCACTTTCTCCCCTGTTAAGAAAACTATTAAGATCAATGAAACAACTAATTCACTTAGTTCTTGCACTTTCTCTAATTTGATGGTTCTTATGGGCTAGAGATTTTTACTTACTTCAAATTAACAAATAGGAAGGCTGGCGTTCAACTTCTCGTTGATGTCTGTGCAAAGCCTGGCGTTGATTGTGTCAATTTATTGACTTCTTTCACAGGTTGTAATATTAGTTAGCTCATTATTATATTTCCTAATTTAGTTCTTAAAGTGATTCTTGCTCGCcttgaatattataattttttgttGCAATTATAGGCCAGAACTGCTGTCTCAATCCCTCTGTCTCACAAATTTTCCTAACCCATGAGCCTCAACCAACGGCAACAAAGAACATGATCCATCTGTCTCAAAGTAAGGATTAACTTTCTCATTACAAAAATGTAGACTGATTTACCCAATCAAATGTTTGGTATACATAGAATGTGGCTTTGAGTGTATTTTAGATTTTGTGTTGTTTCAAGCTTTAAATCGAGAAGTATTTCCAAAATTTGTACTGCTTAAATGTAGTCTTTGGGATTGTGGGCAGTGATCAGAAGTGGAACCATATCAATGTA is drawn from Cucumis melo cultivar AY chromosome 11, USDA_Cmelo_AY_1.0, whole genome shotgun sequence and contains these coding sequences:
- the LOC103496348 gene encoding triacylglycerol lipase 2-like isoform X2, whose translation is MYSPNTFNSIVLLLLFYGLAGGIKRVSALEPGSVNGICKSLVEPHDFACEEHLVITTDGFILSMQRIPSGRTNSANGPPVLLQHGLLMDAATWLMLPPESSLAFVLADKGFDVWLANTRGTKFSQGHSSLGPDDPGFWDWSWDELVAFDLPATLQYVHDHTGQKMHYVGHSLGTLIALAAFSKHQLLDMLRSAALISPIAHLGKVTSPIARNAADNFLGEAGVQLLVDVCAKPGVDCVNLLTSFTGQNCCLNPSVSQIFLTHEPQPTATKNMIHLSQMIRSGTISMYDYVDVIQNIKHYGQPTPPEYNMASIPTDFPLFLTYGGADALSDVNDVQLLLDNLKDHDGDKLVVQFREDYAHADFVMGKNAKQAVYDPLIAFFNLQ
- the LOC103496348 gene encoding triacylglycerol lipase 2-like isoform X1; its protein translation is MYSPNTFNSIVLLLLFYGLAGGIKRVSALEPGSVNGICKSLVEPHDFACEEHLVITTDGFILSMQRIPSGRTNSANGPPVLLQHGLLMDAATWLMLPPESSLAFVLADKGFDVWLANTRGTKFSQGHSSLGPDDPGFWDWSWDELVAFDLPATLQYVHDHTGQKMHYVGHSLGTLIALAAFSKHQLLDMLRSAALISPIAHLGKVTSPIARNAADNFLGEVLFWLGVKEFDPRGKAGVQLLVDVCAKPGVDCVNLLTSFTGQNCCLNPSVSQIFLTHEPQPTATKNMIHLSQMIRSGTISMYDYVDVIQNIKHYGQPTPPEYNMASIPTDFPLFLTYGGADALSDVNDVQLLLDNLKDHDGDKLVVQFREDYAHADFVMGKNAKQAVYDPLIAFFNLQ